One Brassica oleracea var. oleracea cultivar TO1000 chromosome C7, BOL, whole genome shotgun sequence genomic window carries:
- the LOC106301936 gene encoding caffeic acid 3-O-methyltransferase-like, giving the protein MLNHLQRHLTTCANPVLTKDEQEVDEKMVSLQAESIVNTMAFPMVLKAALELGVIDTVAAAGNGVWLSPFEISRSLPTKPTNLEAPVLLDRMLRLLVSHSVLKCRMVENNANGRTGKMEWVYAAEPVCKYFLKDNDGSGSLASLFMLTHSEVVFKTWTNLKDVILEGRDAFSSAHGMKLFEYINSDGQFAKVFDRAMSEPSTMIMKKVLEVYRGFEDVNTLVDVGGGSGTTLGLVTSKYPHIKGVNFDLPQVLTNAPFYPGVEHVSGDMFINIPKGDAVFMKLILHDWTDEDCIKLLKNCWKSLPEKGKVIVVDMITPTDPKGGDLFSKTVFAMDMSMLTQCSGGKERSFLQFENLAFGSGFLQCEIICRAYSYSVIEFHK; this is encoded by the exons ATGTTAAATCATCTTCAAAGGCACCTGACTACTTGCGCAAACCCGGTTTTAACCAAAGATGAGCAAGAAGTCGACGAAAAAATGGTGAGCTTACAAGCGGAGAGTATAGTTAACACCATGGCTTTCCCCATGGTTCTCAAAGCTGCCTTGGAGCTTGGGGTCATCGACACAGTCGCTGCAGCAGGCAACGGCGTGTGGCTCTCACCGTTTGAGATATCCCGTAGTCTCCCAACCAAACCTACCAACCTGGAGGCGCCAGTGTTGCTGGACCGAATGTTGCGTTTACTCGTCAGCCACTCAGTTTTAAAGTGCCGTATGGTTGAAAATAACGCTAACGGTCGAACCGGAAAGATGGAGTGGGTATATGCAGCCGAGCCGGTTTGCAAGTATTTCTTGAAAGATAATGACGGTTCTGGTTCTCTCGCTTCTCTGTTTATGTTGACCCATAGCGAAGTAGTTTTCAAGACTTG GACAAATCTTAAAGATGTGATACTAGAAGGAAGAGATGCATTCAGTTCTGCCCATGGCATGAAACTTTTTGAATACATTAATTCGGATGGACAATTTGCTAAAGTGTTTGATCGTGCCATGTCAGAACCTTCCACAATGATTATGAAGAAGGTTCTGGAAGTGTACAGAGGATTTGAAGATGTAAACACTTTGGTGGATGTTGGAGGAGGAAGTGGAACTACATTAGGTCTAGTCACTTCCAAGTATCCTCATATTAAGGGTGTTAATTTCGACCTACCTCAGGTTTTAACCAATGCTCCGTTTTATCCAG GAGTGGAGCATGTCTCTGGAGACATGTTTATAAATATTCCAAAAGGAGATGCAGTCTTTATGAAA TTGATACTTCATGATTGGACGGACGAAGATTGTATAAAGCTTCTAAAAAATTGTTGGAAGAGTCTACCGGAAAAAGGAAAAGTGATAGTTGTAGATATGATTACACCAACAGACCCAAAGGGTGGTGACCTTTTCTCTAAGACTGTGTTTGCTATGGACATGTCGATGCTAACACAATGTTCGGGCGGTAAAGAGAGATCGTTTTTACAGTTCGAGAATTTAGCATTTGGTTCAGGTTTTCTTCAATGTGAAATTATTTGTCGTGCCTATTCATATTCTGTTATCGAATTCCACAAATAG